A window of Pedobacter lusitanus contains these coding sequences:
- a CDS encoding winged helix-turn-helix transcriptional regulator: protein MGKIKENSTNNLNRKYIMSDCNLTYSVCLVGGRWKLLILCKLEHGKLRFSELKRDICNITERMLTLHLRELESDGIVKRTVYAEVPPRVEYQLTEIGKELIPIWKQLSSWGAKHRELSKTVCEVES, encoded by the coding sequence ATGGGAAAGATCAAAGAGAATTCAACGAATAACCTGAATAGGAAATATATTATGAGTGACTGTAACCTGACCTATTCTGTATGTCTGGTTGGCGGAAGATGGAAGCTGTTAATCCTGTGCAAACTGGAACACGGAAAATTAAGATTCAGTGAGCTGAAAAGAGATATATGCAATATCACTGAGCGTATGCTTACCCTGCACCTCAGAGAGCTGGAAAGTGATGGAATTGTCAAACGTACAGTATATGCAGAAGTGCCGCCGAGAGTTGAATATCAGCTGACAGAAATAGGAAAAGAACTGATTCCGATCTGGAAACAGTTAAGCAGCTGGGGTGCGAAACACCGTGAACTGTCAAAAACAGTTTGTGAAGTAGAAAGCTAG
- a CDS encoding ankyrin repeat domain-containing protein, translating to MSMSFLIACKNGNRKIAELLLSADETDVKYTDEKGRTALHYAAHRGYLDIVKILADKGTDIDYEDHNGETPLYFALLQKQKQTALYLIEKGASLSLNDNQGNSFLHITARTAQIEVLKKLIELGVEADLENNDAETPLLNAAVNGNREIVKTLLEHGAVVDKADNFGNTALLLAVKAKNSQMTELLLDNGANINHINDAGESALLIACYENNQMIVKLLVKRGADIFISSKEGMSPMWYAAAHNQKEAVSSFIENGLDVNYARPFNKADGAMNSYLDWVETAADISLDSNFSLRNEVCSGESILHVAVKSGYLSMVRLLVEKGADINYQDESGNTALHYAAANGKKDIVKFLLENSADVNVINVKEQKAIDYSNIKGYNEITELILKNSAPGTVVTPVGPADTPAPPVNDIASKKQALMDLKELFDAGILTREEFDLEKTKILKG from the coding sequence ATGTCAATGTCATTCCTGATTGCCTGTAAAAATGGCAATAGAAAAATAGCGGAGTTATTACTCTCTGCAGATGAAACGGATGTTAAGTATACAGATGAAAAAGGCCGCACGGCTTTACATTATGCAGCACACAGAGGATACCTCGATATTGTAAAAATACTGGCAGATAAAGGGACAGATATTGATTATGAAGATCATAATGGTGAAACTCCGCTTTATTTTGCATTGCTCCAGAAACAAAAGCAAACAGCACTTTATCTGATTGAAAAAGGAGCTTCATTGAGCTTAAATGACAATCAGGGCAATAGTTTTCTGCATATTACAGCAAGAACTGCACAGATAGAAGTGCTTAAAAAGCTGATAGAACTGGGAGTAGAGGCAGATCTGGAAAATAATGATGCTGAAACTCCTTTGCTCAATGCTGCGGTTAATGGAAACCGGGAAATTGTAAAGACACTTCTGGAGCATGGTGCCGTTGTTGATAAGGCTGATAATTTTGGAAACACCGCTTTGCTGTTAGCTGTGAAGGCTAAAAACAGCCAGATGACTGAACTTTTATTAGATAACGGGGCAAACATAAATCATATCAATGATGCAGGTGAAAGTGCGTTATTAATTGCCTGTTATGAAAATAACCAGATGATTGTGAAACTGCTGGTCAAAAGAGGCGCTGATATTTTTATCTCTTCGAAAGAAGGAATGTCACCGATGTGGTATGCTGCAGCACATAATCAGAAAGAAGCGGTTAGTTCTTTTATTGAGAACGGATTGGATGTGAATTATGCCAGACCATTCAATAAAGCAGATGGGGCAATGAATTCTTATCTGGATTGGGTGGAGACAGCTGCAGACATCTCTCTGGATAGTAATTTTAGTCTGAGAAATGAAGTTTGCAGCGGAGAAAGTATATTACATGTTGCTGTTAAATCGGGCTATCTGAGTATGGTCAGACTATTGGTTGAAAAAGGTGCTGATATTAATTATCAGGATGAATCCGGGAACACGGCTTTACATTATGCGGCAGCAAATGGTAAGAAGGATATCGTTAAATTCTTACTGGAAAATAGCGCTGATGTTAACGTAATCAATGTAAAAGAACAAAAAGCAATTGACTATTCTAATATTAAGGGCTATAATGAAATCACTGAACTGATTTTGAAAAACAGTGCTCCGGGAACCGTTGTGACACCTGTAGGGCCGGCTGATACGCCTGCTCCACCTGTAAATGATATAGCTTCTAAAAAACAGGCATTGATGGATTTGAAAGAATTATTTGATGCAGGTATACTTACCCGGGAAGAATTTGATCTGGAGAAAACTAAAATTTTAAAAGGATAA
- a CDS encoding ankyrin repeat domain-containing protein produces MRIENEIVNAIRSGDFEKAKTLLRAGEKISGEITSQPNFSLPFSEVIRAKEFEILDLWIADRTIETDVYEYDSFRNTIFDTIIREFPSDDESITYLSQFIGKLDNINDEIGDITLLGYALENAADVAIIKCLINAGCDINYTNNAEQTLLYEVVNKRMMAPEKALAYMEVLIGDGLDVNKGNVVRETPLMVAVSNNKLSYLDLLLENGADPNEQDQKGATAFSRAVVDQSSVALYDQLAAYASPDFDQVDKEGNTLFTAYLSRLTSNHQIGLLPKLLDAGADINQKAPYYEKQKSGLDWLAEKSFETLEIAMGTGKIEVNEQDDLGETLLHKVCAYNVVLDDRIAKDIYKKVKLLIEAGADVNVISAKDETPLMLASNNNIKMKTVQLLMSNSAK; encoded by the coding sequence ATGAGAATCGAAAACGAAATTGTAAATGCAATTCGGTCCGGAGACTTTGAAAAAGCTAAAACACTACTCAGAGCAGGCGAAAAAATATCCGGAGAAATAACTAGTCAACCCAATTTCAGTCTTCCTTTCAGTGAAGTGATCAGGGCAAAAGAATTTGAAATTCTTGATCTCTGGATTGCCGACCGGACTATTGAAACTGATGTTTATGAATATGATTCTTTCAGAAATACAATTTTTGATACGATTATCCGTGAATTTCCTTCCGATGATGAGTCAATAACTTATCTTTCTCAGTTTATCGGAAAACTGGATAATATCAATGATGAAATAGGAGATATAACCTTATTGGGTTATGCGCTCGAAAATGCTGCGGATGTTGCAATCATTAAATGTCTGATTAATGCGGGCTGTGATATAAATTACACCAATAATGCAGAGCAAACGCTGCTTTATGAGGTAGTCAATAAAAGAATGATGGCTCCTGAAAAAGCTTTGGCTTATATGGAAGTGCTGATTGGTGATGGTCTGGATGTCAATAAAGGTAATGTAGTCAGAGAAACTCCTTTAATGGTCGCTGTGAGTAATAATAAACTGAGTTATCTGGATTTGCTTTTAGAGAATGGTGCAGATCCCAATGAGCAGGATCAAAAGGGAGCGACAGCTTTTAGCCGGGCAGTGGTAGACCAGTCCAGTGTAGCTTTATATGATCAGCTGGCTGCTTATGCGTCTCCGGATTTCGATCAGGTTGACAAGGAAGGAAATACACTTTTTACAGCTTATTTAAGCCGTTTGACTAGTAATCATCAAATTGGTTTACTGCCTAAACTGCTGGATGCAGGTGCTGATATTAATCAGAAAGCACCTTATTATGAAAAGCAGAAATCCGGTCTGGACTGGCTGGCAGAAAAATCTTTTGAGACGCTGGAAATAGCAATGGGAACTGGTAAAATTGAGGTCAATGAACAGGATGATCTGGGAGAAACCTTATTGCATAAAGTATGTGCTTATAATGTTGTTCTGGATGATCGTATCGCAAAGGACATTTATAAAAAGGTGAAATTACTGATAGAGGCCGGGGCGGATGTTAACGTGATCAGCGCTAAAGACGAAACACCTTTAATGCTGGCATCCAACAACAATATCAAAATGAAAACAGTACAGTTATTAATGTCCAATTCAGCAAAATAA
- a CDS encoding START domain-containing protein, translating to MQRSTYSYVVFLIFISSFLNLNQLFAQENWSLSVNREGIQVYTRPIENSKIKAIKVVGNLQATSSQLLAAIMDIQTCNEWVYHSQENVLIKQISPLELIYYSRVDVPWPVEDRDYVVHIQVEQHPQTKVITVNSPCIPGYVAQKKNIVRISHSVGKWTITPVANNQVRAEYVLEVDPMGNIPAWLVNLFATKGPLETFRNLKVHVQKEVYKKTHYKLISD from the coding sequence ATGCAAAGGTCAACTTATTCTTACGTCGTATTTTTAATATTTATTTCATCTTTTCTTAACCTTAATCAGCTGTTTGCACAGGAAAACTGGTCTTTATCTGTAAACAGGGAGGGTATACAGGTTTATACGCGTCCTATAGAAAATTCTAAAATCAAGGCGATCAAAGTAGTCGGTAATTTGCAGGCAACATCCTCGCAGTTACTTGCTGCAATTATGGATATACAAACCTGTAATGAGTGGGTTTATCACAGCCAGGAAAATGTGCTGATTAAACAGATTTCACCGCTGGAACTGATCTATTATTCCAGAGTAGATGTTCCGTGGCCGGTAGAAGACCGGGATTATGTAGTTCATATACAGGTAGAGCAGCATCCTCAAACCAAAGTGATTACGGTAAATTCTCCATGTATACCAGGTTATGTAGCGCAAAAGAAAAATATAGTCAGGATTAGTCACTCTGTTGGAAAATGGACTATTACACCAGTAGCAAATAACCAGGTCAGAGCTGAATATGTACTTGAAGTAGATCCGATGGGGAATATACCAGCCTGGTTAGTCAATCTTTTCGCTACCAAAGGCCCGCTGGAGACTTTTAGAAATCTGAAAGTTCATGTGCAAAAGGAGGTTTATAAAAAAACTCATTATAAACTGATCAGCGATTAA
- a CDS encoding murein L,D-transpeptidase catalytic domain family protein, whose translation MRKYLLGGAGITFIVLALTIIISWIPCSNRSLPEKVVTQDSLYNLHVSKIYHAAHLEQSGLRPEVFEKALTGFYNLKNIGKVSSEKSILTIADFDQNSTKKRLWIIDLSIDSLLMNTWVAHGQRSGDDLATRFSDARDSNESSLGFYVTGEVYRGKHGRSLRLDGMDEGYNSNARSRSIVVHGAPYVSQGTINELGRLGRSQGCPAVPAELSDRVINTIEGKTVIFINGTHQSYFSKYLNTRIAANWIVPIADTSLLARI comes from the coding sequence ATGAGAAAATACCTTTTAGGCGGAGCAGGAATAACATTTATCGTACTTGCCCTGACCATTATAATTAGCTGGATACCTTGTTCAAACCGGAGTTTACCGGAAAAAGTTGTTACTCAGGATTCATTGTATAATCTGCACGTTAGTAAGATCTATCATGCAGCACATCTTGAACAAAGCGGCCTCAGACCTGAGGTCTTTGAAAAAGCATTAACAGGATTTTATAACCTTAAAAACATTGGTAAGGTTTCCAGTGAGAAATCTATACTTACCATTGCGGATTTTGATCAGAACAGCACCAAAAAGCGTCTTTGGATTATAGATTTATCCATAGATTCTCTTCTGATGAATACCTGGGTTGCTCATGGGCAGCGCAGCGGTGATGATCTGGCCACCCGTTTTTCGGATGCCCGGGATTCCAATGAAAGCAGCCTGGGATTTTATGTTACCGGTGAAGTTTACAGAGGAAAACATGGCCGTTCACTCAGACTGGATGGAATGGATGAAGGATATAACTCCAATGCCAGAAGCCGCTCTATAGTTGTGCACGGGGCTCCATACGTAAGCCAGGGCACAATTAATGAATTAGGAAGACTGGGACGCAGCCAGGGCTGTCCGGCGGTACCTGCCGAATTATCTGACCGCGTAATTAATACTATTGAAGGAAAAACTGTGATTTTTATTAATGGTACTCATCAGAGTTACTTCTCCAAATATCTTAATACCCGTATTGCTGCAAACTGGATAGTTCCCATAGCAGACACCAGTCTGCTTGCACGCATATAA
- a CDS encoding phosphatase PAP2 family protein — protein sequence MLKTIKYCPLFFFLLILLLITGIGFCLYTSKLASFIQLNLYHTQWLDYFFTYYTLMGDGIISGIAVLILFFYKKKKAALTLLIAYLSSGIFAQLLKRMFTKPRPSLYFEQISFHYTHFVHGITNAHSGSFPSGHTTSAFAMATVLVLFLRNWKISLLCLISAVLVGYSRIYLAQHFLQDVVAGAITGSIFGFFSFYLIEQDRPLKLDRLYRKKQPVPIQAEPDYIQTTN from the coding sequence ATGCTGAAAACTATTAAATACTGCCCATTATTTTTTTTCCTGCTGATTTTACTGCTGATAACGGGAATTGGTTTTTGTCTGTACACTTCAAAATTAGCTAGTTTTATCCAGCTTAATTTATATCATACGCAATGGCTTGATTATTTTTTCACTTATTACACCCTAATGGGAGATGGAATAATCAGTGGAATAGCAGTTCTTATTTTATTTTTCTACAAGAAGAAAAAAGCGGCTCTGACTTTACTGATAGCCTATCTGAGTTCCGGAATTTTTGCGCAGCTATTAAAAAGAATGTTCACCAAACCAAGACCAAGTCTTTATTTCGAACAGATATCCTTTCATTATACCCATTTTGTTCATGGGATTACTAATGCACATTCAGGTTCTTTCCCTTCCGGTCATACCACATCAGCCTTTGCTATGGCGACAGTACTTGTTCTTTTTCTGAGAAACTGGAAAATCAGCTTGCTCTGTTTGATTTCAGCAGTGCTGGTAGGCTATTCCAGGATATATCTTGCCCAGCACTTTTTGCAGGATGTAGTGGCAGGCGCAATTACCGGGTCTATTTTTGGTTTCTTCAGTTTTTATCTGATTGAGCAGGACAGACCTTTAAAATTAGACAGACTATACCGAAAAAAACAACCGGTACCTATTCAGGCAGAGCCCGATTATATACAAACCACTAATTAA